The following are encoded together in the Methylomonas methanica MC09 genome:
- a CDS encoding TonB-dependent receptor — MRGLNACRSLTVLSWGKPLLVSLLSVNPLSAAMAEEKPVELEGTEVVANPIIEENKLDAFSDISAVVSEEQIRDQNAVDLASALRRTPGVQISRFNPVGAFGGNEGGGVFIRGMGNSRPGSEINTYIDGIPLMMGVWGHPLLDLLPVNGMQSITVYKSPQPYLNGNNFASINLETKQAEQDGIHGHGRFSGGYFSTFIERADITGKQGDLDFSLAQGYSTSNGHRHNADGELKNVMGSIGYRLNENWKIGSHFLYVNSQAGDPGNNQLAHPTDPRYNTEAGLLSLDLSHQHSNARGDLKLYMNTGRGDWLAYQDPGRGNPTVDTLSDFDMYGLRFKETIVPWRGGEIVAGVDSDWTSGGINDVNHTTPANSFSYDTPTFRLTSPFVALNQTFQLNNDWALVPSAGVRYYDHSQFDSESSPHAGISLVSERVTLFANFSRGIHFPGAPTFLSLGEYAMRGFEGSVKQDITKDWSVFAGVTLLDPSINNLPYTPERMVSVGINGQIENVRLNLDAQYQSETFTLNRDRNANDSNTQTVSSFVVVNARASYPVPLLGKQGEVFIAAENLLSRDYSYRQGYPMPGRWGQIGVSASF; from the coding sequence ATGCGTGGATTAAATGCCTGTCGGTCTCTGACGGTACTGTCTTGGGGTAAGCCTCTACTGGTTTCTCTGTTATCGGTCAATCCTTTGTCGGCGGCCATGGCGGAGGAAAAACCGGTCGAACTGGAAGGGACGGAAGTCGTCGCCAATCCGATTATCGAAGAGAACAAACTGGATGCGTTTTCCGATATTTCTGCTGTCGTTAGCGAAGAGCAGATACGCGATCAAAACGCCGTCGATTTAGCCTCGGCTTTGCGCCGCACGCCGGGCGTGCAGATTTCCCGCTTCAATCCGGTAGGCGCGTTCGGCGGTAACGAAGGCGGCGGGGTGTTTATCCGCGGCATGGGTAATAGTCGGCCGGGTAGCGAAATCAACACCTACATCGACGGCATCCCATTAATGATGGGGGTTTGGGGGCATCCGTTGCTGGATTTGCTGCCGGTGAACGGGATGCAATCGATTACGGTATACAAGAGCCCGCAACCTTATCTGAACGGCAATAATTTTGCTTCCATCAACCTGGAAACCAAACAGGCTGAGCAAGACGGCATACACGGGCACGGGCGATTTTCCGGCGGCTATTTCAGTACCTTTATCGAACGGGCCGATATTACCGGCAAGCAAGGCGATCTGGATTTTTCCCTGGCGCAAGGTTATTCGACCTCCAACGGTCATCGGCATAATGCCGACGGCGAACTGAAAAATGTCATGGGCAGTATCGGCTATCGCCTTAACGAAAACTGGAAGATCGGGTCGCACTTTTTATACGTCAATAGCCAGGCGGGCGATCCGGGAAATAACCAGTTAGCCCATCCGACAGACCCGCGTTACAACACCGAGGCGGGTTTGCTGTCGCTGGATTTATCCCATCAACATAGTAATGCTCGGGGTGATTTGAAGCTGTATATGAACACCGGCAGGGGCGATTGGCTGGCGTACCAGGATCCGGGGCGCGGTAATCCTACCGTGGATACCTTGTCGGATTTCGATATGTACGGCCTGCGCTTTAAAGAAACTATCGTGCCCTGGCGGGGCGGCGAGATCGTGGCGGGGGTGGATAGCGATTGGACCTCCGGCGGCATTAACGATGTTAACCATACCACGCCGGCCAACAGTTTTAGCTACGATACGCCGACCTTTCGTCTGACCTCGCCGTTTGTGGCGCTGAATCAGACTTTTCAGCTCAATAACGATTGGGCGCTGGTGCCTTCGGCGGGTGTGCGTTACTACGACCACAGCCAGTTCGACTCGGAATCATCTCCGCATGCCGGTATTTCCTTGGTGTCGGAGCGGGTGACCCTGTTTGCCAATTTCTCCCGAGGCATTCATTTTCCCGGGGCCCCCACATTCCTGAGTCTGGGGGAATACGCGATGCGCGGTTTCGAGGGCTCTGTTAAACAAGACATCACCAAGGACTGGAGCGTGTTTGCCGGAGTGACCTTGCTTGACCCCAGTATCAATAATTTGCCGTATACCCCGGAACGCATGGTTTCGGTCGGTATTAACGGCCAGATTGAGAACGTCAGGCTGAATTTGGATGCGCAGTACCAGTCGGAAACTTTCACGCTCAACCGCGACCGGAATGCCAACGATTCAAACACCCAAACCGTCAGTTCCTTCGTGGTGGTAAATGCCAGGGCGTCGTATCCCGTTCCGCTGTTGGGCAAGCAGGGCGAAGTGTTTATTGCAGCGGAAAATCTGTTGAGCCGCGATTATTCCTATCGCCAAGGTTATCCGATGCCGGGCCGCTGGGGGCAGATCGGCGTTTCCGCCAGTTTCTGA
- a CDS encoding amidohydrolase family protein, translated as MKPYLCFRYYLAWMCYAAFLWSSHTAFADSYIIHAARVFDGYSLRTDAAVLIVDGKIAKIDTPEAFSDSEVARVELGDATLLPGFIELHAHLTFRQVPAKDVLRHGITTLRDVGGPLHAPYGGDGSLRVMTSGPIITAPHGYPIPGLGEHDIAIPVANESQARETVRRLVAGGAMVIKVALEPGGESGAPWSHAHVHADQHSHTDSLHQPASVAQNWPLLPLPIVKAIVDEAHSLGRKVSTHIAETHGAQIALDAGIDEWAHAPCAALPDGQLQRAVEQNVKVVTTLDTLSKCVGVFSNVERLAAMGGELLYGAEIAHPDIPWGIDAQELLYLQQAAGLLPLEVLQTATAKAGAYLNIPLLGTLLPGAPADLIAVSGDPLQSLKMLEYPGLVISGGKIVLNHFAAPD; from the coding sequence ATGAAACCTTATTTGTGCTTTCGTTACTATTTGGCATGGATGTGCTATGCCGCTTTTTTATGGTCTAGCCATACAGCTTTCGCCGATAGTTACATTATTCATGCGGCCCGGGTGTTCGATGGCTATAGCTTACGCACCGATGCCGCAGTGCTGATTGTGGACGGCAAAATTGCAAAAATAGATACCCCGGAGGCTTTTAGCGATAGCGAAGTCGCCCGTGTGGAATTAGGTGATGCCACTTTATTGCCCGGGTTTATAGAATTGCATGCCCATTTAACGTTCCGGCAGGTGCCCGCCAAGGATGTGCTCCGGCACGGTATCACCACTCTACGCGATGTCGGCGGGCCGCTACATGCGCCTTATGGTGGTGACGGCAGTTTGCGCGTGATGACTTCTGGCCCGATCATAACCGCGCCTCACGGTTATCCGATTCCCGGCCTCGGCGAACATGACATCGCTATCCCGGTGGCAAACGAAAGTCAGGCGAGAGAAACCGTGCGCAGGTTAGTCGCCGGCGGTGCCATGGTAATCAAGGTGGCGTTGGAGCCGGGCGGCGAATCGGGCGCGCCTTGGTCGCACGCTCATGTCCATGCCGATCAACACTCGCACACGGATTCGCTGCATCAGCCGGCATCCGTAGCGCAAAACTGGCCTTTGTTGCCGTTGCCCATCGTTAAGGCAATAGTCGACGAAGCGCATTCCTTGGGCCGTAAAGTCAGCACGCATATCGCTGAAACGCATGGCGCGCAAATCGCGTTGGATGCCGGTATCGACGAATGGGCGCATGCGCCATGTGCGGCTTTGCCGGATGGCCAATTGCAACGAGCTGTCGAGCAGAACGTCAAGGTTGTTACTACCCTCGATACCCTATCGAAATGTGTAGGCGTTTTCAGCAATGTAGAACGCTTGGCCGCCATGGGAGGCGAATTGCTCTATGGTGCCGAAATAGCGCATCCCGACATTCCCTGGGGTATCGACGCGCAGGAATTACTGTATCTGCAGCAAGCGGCGGGTTTGTTGCCGCTAGAGGTTTTGCAAACGGCAACGGCAAAAGCCGGGGCGTATCTGAACATTCCCTTGTTAGGCACGCTGTTGCCCGGTGCCCCCGCCGATCTGATTGCCGTAAGCGGCGATCCCCTGCAATCCTTGAAAATGCTGGAATATCCAGGGTTGGTGATTTCCGGCGGCAAAATAGTGCTTAATCATTTTGCCGCGCCTGATTGA
- a CDS encoding flagellar hook-length control protein FliK — protein MEINLPLSADIQATLSKVADGGLKLKLNQVLDAKVVDTQIMLDTLTVKINNKTVNLHPQSPLTLQADQTLKLQVVKLLPSPEFKIIATLLPNPDTPQQPQTASMPLLKLLNVVPAPTNPPLNQSQNQLTQDQPLQATVINLTGDKLTLQLQPAAATPNQQPVQLTLNTAQIVTTDRHIATADTQRNPATLKPGMPVTLQVLDTGDSPKFSLTPAKLSNEQPIVDALRQLLPIQSSPTPLLNQLQQVMPRLQADASVAETLKQLAREIVLNIPSKSQLNDPGELKRAVDQSGLFLEAKLLEILAGKSDLSLQDDFKLKLNKLIQQLNQELAGQTHDKTKDILELLKDSLQKAQGAQAKLTLDQLNSLPREESPKQAWSLELPFFHDQSADSVRIEIEQDQPGGSENQQQNWAVSITVTPPGLATIHCKITCYDGSVNTRFWSEAADTVDKINGHLDYLKQQFEKNGLIAGFMEAHQGQPKQTDGIKTPVANLLNEKV, from the coding sequence ATGGAGATCAATCTACCGTTATCTGCCGACATTCAGGCGACTCTGAGCAAAGTCGCGGACGGCGGACTCAAACTAAAACTTAATCAAGTTCTCGATGCCAAGGTGGTGGATACGCAGATCATGCTCGACACCCTGACGGTTAAAATCAATAATAAAACCGTCAACCTACATCCCCAATCACCCCTCACGCTGCAAGCCGATCAAACCTTAAAACTGCAAGTGGTCAAATTGCTGCCCAGCCCGGAATTTAAAATTATCGCGACGCTGTTACCGAACCCAGACACGCCCCAGCAACCGCAAACGGCCAGCATGCCTTTGTTAAAACTGCTCAATGTGGTCCCGGCACCCACCAATCCGCCGCTCAATCAAAGCCAGAATCAACTGACCCAGGACCAGCCACTGCAAGCGACCGTCATTAACCTGACCGGCGACAAGCTAACCTTGCAATTACAGCCGGCCGCCGCAACGCCCAATCAACAGCCAGTGCAATTAACCCTGAATACCGCCCAGATTGTGACAACCGACCGACACATCGCCACCGCTGACACGCAGCGAAATCCCGCCACCCTGAAACCCGGCATGCCGGTTACGTTACAGGTACTGGATACCGGCGACAGCCCTAAATTCTCTCTGACGCCGGCAAAGCTCTCCAACGAACAACCGATTGTGGACGCGTTAAGGCAATTGCTGCCTATCCAAAGCTCGCCGACACCGTTACTAAACCAACTACAACAAGTCATGCCTCGGTTACAGGCCGATGCCAGCGTGGCCGAAACGTTAAAGCAGTTAGCCCGGGAGATTGTGCTTAACATACCGAGCAAATCCCAGCTGAACGACCCTGGCGAATTAAAGCGCGCGGTCGATCAATCCGGTTTGTTTCTGGAAGCCAAGCTGCTTGAAATATTAGCGGGCAAATCAGACCTGTCATTACAGGACGATTTCAAACTCAAATTGAACAAACTGATTCAGCAGCTGAACCAGGAACTGGCGGGCCAAACGCACGACAAAACCAAGGATATTCTGGAATTACTGAAAGACAGCCTGCAAAAAGCCCAAGGCGCGCAGGCCAAGCTGACCCTAGACCAACTCAACTCGTTGCCTCGAGAAGAATCGCCCAAACAAGCCTGGAGCCTGGAACTGCCGTTTTTTCACGACCAAAGCGCCGACAGCGTCAGGATAGAGATAGAACAAGACCAGCCCGGCGGCAGCGAAAATCAACAACAAAACTGGGCTGTCAGCATTACCGTCACCCCACCCGGCCTCGCCACCATACATTGTAAAATCACCTGCTACGACGGTTCGGTCAACACCCGGTTCTGGAGCGAAGCCGCCGACACGGTGGATAAAATCAACGGCCACCTGGACTACCTGAAGCAACAATTCGAGAAAAACGGTTTAATCGCCGGCTTTATGGAAGCCCACCAAGGTCAACCCAAACAAACCGACGGTATTAAAACGCCGGTTGCGAACCTGTTAAATGAAAAAGTTTAG
- a CDS encoding N-acyl amino acid synthase FeeM domain-containing protein, with translation MDDGIRFAETPEELHAAYRLRYKTYVEKMGRFNDTCNHQRRELQDDYDQTARIVITVKNNKVIGTLRVIWGKDTAFDDYLIEAYRLTPFLNAVEPSKICIVERLMVDENNRGSATMLRMYNTVMRFILTQRIELLLINSEAQHSNSYIKLGCKPFTKQYLYPGIGPVTPMALVVGDYQHLQQIGSPFSLLATTDDVDYCQHTHDLIETINCEAARSKITRRKKHVSIFPLPPANLPFYNRKSQQLNNRLRMKVATY, from the coding sequence ATGGACGATGGTATACGTTTTGCCGAAACACCTGAAGAACTTCATGCTGCTTATCGATTACGGTATAAAACTTATGTCGAAAAAATGGGACGCTTTAACGACACGTGCAATCATCAACGAAGGGAGCTGCAGGATGATTACGACCAAACAGCCCGTATCGTAATAACTGTCAAAAATAACAAGGTTATCGGCACATTACGGGTGATTTGGGGCAAAGATACGGCATTCGACGACTATTTAATCGAGGCCTATCGGTTAACGCCGTTTTTAAACGCTGTAGAGCCATCCAAGATATGCATCGTCGAACGGCTGATGGTTGACGAAAATAACAGGGGCTCGGCAACCATGTTGCGGATGTACAACACCGTCATGCGGTTTATTCTAACCCAACGCATAGAACTGCTACTGATCAATTCGGAAGCCCAACACAGTAACTCGTATATCAAACTGGGCTGCAAACCTTTTACCAAGCAATACCTTTATCCCGGCATAGGACCGGTAACACCCATGGCCTTGGTCGTCGGCGATTACCAACACCTGCAGCAGATAGGCTCACCGTTTTCCTTGCTTGCCACGACCGACGATGTCGATTACTGCCAACATACCCACGACTTGATTGAGACCATAAATTGTGAAGCAGCACGTTCCAAGATCACCCGCAGGAAAAAACACGTGTCCATTTTTCCGCTTCCGCCCGCTAATCTCCCCTTTTACAACCGAAAATCCCAGCAACTAAACAACCGCCTGCGAATGAAGGTCGCAACCTATTGA
- a CDS encoding IS3 family transposase, whose translation MQATKLSVIDYLAFYNGKRSHSTLGYQSPLGFERKYFKHAA comes from the coding sequence ATTCAAGCAACGAAATTGAGCGTGATCGACTATTTGGCTTTCTACAATGGGAAGCGTTCACACTCAACATTGGGTTATCAATCCCCGCTCGGATTCGAACGGAAATATTTTAAACACGCTGCCTGA
- a CDS encoding PEP-CTERM sorting domain-containing protein, whose translation MNLKNTLVTSCLALACISSSANAASVLGISWDPDSLIDFTASATQWESQPLGVIGETLTGYGAFTSFQGQTIAQYGGTNELTFVFTATLAAVDLTNPTKPVLTYTPGHVDVWVTPVATYAPLALTAADLASQTLANATGTAASLFLSLDFNGDLTGSATNLFTSAQNGTGVGALDAVGGAALANFDTNTIDLGGGNFADLNFSSSFNIAPGTPGTNSPIGYPITGTLLVTGNTVNVPEPATLTLLGLGMLGFGFTRNKKA comes from the coding sequence ATGAACCTAAAAAATACACTCGTTACCAGCTGTCTCGCTTTGGCGTGCATTAGCTCATCTGCCAATGCTGCATCAGTACTTGGTATATCCTGGGATCCAGATTCACTGATTGACTTCACCGCTAGCGCAACACAGTGGGAAAGTCAGCCTTTGGGCGTAATTGGCGAAACTTTAACCGGTTACGGTGCTTTTACGTCATTCCAAGGCCAAACAATTGCTCAATACGGCGGCACTAATGAGCTAACATTTGTTTTTACCGCCACACTGGCTGCGGTTGATTTAACTAACCCTACCAAACCTGTTCTCACTTATACTCCAGGCCATGTAGATGTATGGGTAACACCAGTAGCAACATACGCACCTTTAGCCCTTACTGCTGCGGATCTTGCCTCGCAAACACTTGCTAATGCCACAGGCACTGCAGCCAGCCTATTTCTGAGTCTAGATTTTAATGGCGACTTGACTGGTTCCGCTACAAACCTTTTTACTAGCGCTCAAAATGGAACGGGTGTTGGAGCTTTGGATGCGGTAGGCGGAGCAGCACTTGCCAACTTTGACACAAATACCATTGACTTAGGCGGCGGAAACTTCGCTGACCTGAATTTCTCCAGCTCGTTTAATATAGCTCCAGGCACTCCAGGCACCAATTCCCCTATTGGCTATCCTATTACTGGCACATTACTTGTGACAGGCAATACTGTTAACGTTCCCGAGCCAGCGACACTAACTCTATTAGGACTTGGAATGCTTGGATTTGGGTTTACACGCAACAAAAAAGCTTAA
- a CDS encoding ThiF family adenylyltransferase, whose translation MPQFDYDLAFSRNNGITNAEEQSRLKNATFAIAGMGGVGGDYLITLARAGIGNFKISDFDDFEMGNFNRQYGATMSSIGRKKMDVMRELAIDINPDAQIKTYGDGINPNNIEDFLQGVDVFIDAVEFFEIEAHKLMIDACMERGIPAIFGVPLGFGVGVLIYTSKGISFDDYFDLDYTAPLEHQVLKMSLGCAPAGFHLKYVDPSSVDLANRKAPSIASGCKLATGIVITQAIVALLHPNELKPLPRYTCYDARSNRLKKGYLWLGNKNPIQRLKFFLAKRMLGI comes from the coding sequence ATGCCTCAATTTGATTACGACCTAGCCTTTTCCAGAAATAACGGGATTACCAACGCAGAAGAACAAAGCCGTTTAAAAAATGCCACTTTTGCCATTGCCGGCATGGGTGGCGTTGGCGGCGATTACTTGATTACATTGGCCCGCGCCGGAATTGGAAATTTTAAAATATCCGATTTCGATGATTTTGAAATGGGCAACTTCAATCGTCAATATGGCGCGACAATGTCTTCTATCGGGCGCAAAAAAATGGATGTCATGCGCGAGCTTGCAATCGACATCAACCCGGACGCACAGATCAAGACCTATGGTGACGGTATCAATCCAAATAATATCGAAGACTTTCTACAAGGTGTGGACGTATTTATCGACGCCGTCGAATTTTTTGAGATCGAAGCCCATAAACTCATGATCGACGCCTGTATGGAACGCGGCATACCCGCCATTTTCGGCGTACCACTGGGTTTCGGAGTGGGCGTATTGATCTACACATCAAAAGGCATTTCATTCGATGATTATTTTGATCTGGACTATACCGCACCACTGGAACATCAGGTGCTGAAAATGTCACTTGGTTGCGCGCCCGCCGGATTTCATCTGAAATACGTCGACCCGTCCTCGGTAGATCTGGCCAACCGCAAAGCGCCCAGCATCGCTAGCGGATGCAAACTAGCCACCGGCATTGTCATCACTCAAGCCATTGTAGCACTCCTGCATCCCAATGAACTTAAACCCCTACCGCGCTACACTTGTTATGACGCCCGATCGAACCGGCTGAAAAAAGGCTATCTGTGGTTAGGCAACAAAAACCCCATACAAAGACTTAAATTTTTTCTGGCTAAAAGAATGTTGGGTATTTAG
- a CDS encoding PEP-CTERM/exosortase system-associated acyltransferase: MMANNPSFDSDFEVFLADTPESKVLHYHIRYQVYCDEMGFEDKEKFSNELEFDHWDSHSVHFLVRYKRLGHWVGALRLVLPDKQLFPFERHSKLEEKISRNQYLQSVELSRLCVLKEVRRFSARKFAPYGLLEDSNIFDSSNVTVLQNYKNLGLTVMWGLLSAAALYCTQSNINYLYLLVTPALASAIRKEGFSLEQIGEPCQHKGQRIPLKWKIDDVIANPLWEGDYKNGFDLFSDRFAKDVNYLRMA; the protein is encoded by the coding sequence ATGATGGCAAATAATCCTTCTTTTGATAGCGATTTTGAGGTTTTTTTAGCGGATACTCCCGAAAGCAAAGTGCTTCATTACCATATAAGGTATCAAGTATATTGTGATGAAATGGGGTTTGAAGATAAGGAAAAGTTTTCAAACGAGCTTGAATTTGATCATTGGGATAGTCATTCCGTACATTTTTTGGTCAGGTATAAAAGACTAGGACATTGGGTGGGGGCTTTGCGCCTTGTCTTGCCCGATAAGCAGTTATTTCCATTTGAGCGGCATAGTAAGTTGGAAGAAAAAATAAGTCGTAATCAATATTTGCAATCGGTTGAATTGTCCAGGCTTTGCGTACTTAAAGAAGTGCGGCGATTTTCTGCTAGGAAATTTGCTCCTTATGGCTTGCTGGAAGATAGCAATATTTTCGATAGTTCAAATGTTACCGTGCTGCAAAATTACAAAAATTTGGGGTTAACCGTTATGTGGGGTTTGCTGAGTGCGGCGGCATTATATTGTACTCAAAGCAATATCAACTACCTGTATCTGTTGGTTACACCCGCGCTCGCGTCCGCCATTAGAAAAGAAGGGTTTTCTCTGGAGCAAATCGGAGAACCTTGCCAGCATAAAGGGCAAAGGATTCCTTTGAAGTGGAAAATTGATGATGTTATTGCAAACCCGTTATGGGAAGGCGATTACAAAAATGGCTTTGATTTGTTTTCGGACAGATTTGCAAAAGACGTCAACTATCTGAGAATGGCTTAA
- a CDS encoding IS3 family transposase (programmed frameshift) — protein MITPKKQYSDEFREQALAKVYNRGKRTIQDIADESNLSIHTLKNWMKSSTPTDTSSPNVGKRPQDWLPEERLLALHESHGISGEALNAWCRQRGLFAHQLAQWKSDFCAVTSARSGGNDSQTLRTLKAENQRLERELNRKDKALAEAAALLILQKKVPGAVGGRGRMTSLQQRQTLIESVAEATEAGARQDQACAVLGLSPRTLQRWQAGETPGEDLRPRRQYTPAHALTEAERAHILTVANSAEFADLPPSQIVPRLADQGIYLGSESTIYRLLKAAQQLKHRRSERPSQPRFKPKALSATEPNQLYSWDITYLAAAVKGQFYYLYLFLDIFSRQIVGWQVFEEESSQYASELLRDIVLREGLQPGQVILHSDNGSPMKGATMLATLQQLGVMPSLSRPAVSNDNPYSESLFKTLKYRPQYPLQPFADLSVAREWVADLVQWYNHEHRHSAIGFVTPAQRHAGLDEALLNQRKALYEDARRQNPRRWSQNTRNWNRIHTVHLNPDHTETQKHSPQEVANPDKIIA, from the exons ATGATTACCCCGAAAAAGCAGTATTCTGACGAGTTCAGAGAGCAAGCTCTGGCAAAAGTCTACAATCGTGGAAAACGAACCATTCAAGACATTGCCGACGAATCTAACCTCAGCATACATACCTTAAAAAACTGGATGAAAAGCAGCACACCCACCGATACGTCAAGCCCAAACGTGGGCAAGCGCCCTCAAGATTGGCTCCCCGAAGAGCGTTTACTGGCCCTCCATGAAAGCCATGGTATATCCGGCGAGGCATTGAATGCCTGGTGTCGGCAACGTGGACTATTTGCTCATCAACTCGCGCAGTGGAAAAGCGATTTTTGTGCCGTCACCAGCGCCCGTTCAGGCGGCAATGACAGCCAGACACTGCGCACTTTAAAAGCCGAAAATCAGCGTCTGGAACGCGAACTGAACCGTAAGGACAAAGCTCTGGCTGAAGCCGCTGCCTTGCTGATCCTGCAAAAAAAGGTGC CGGGCGCTGTTGGCGGGCGAGGTCGAATGACATCCCTTCAGCAGCGCCAAACCCTGATCGAATCCGTCGCCGAAGCCACCGAGGCCGGTGCCCGCCAAGACCAAGCCTGTGCCGTGCTGGGCCTGAGCCCGCGCACCTTGCAGCGCTGGCAGGCCGGCGAAACCCCGGGCGAAGACCTGCGACCGCGGCGGCAATATACGCCGGCGCATGCGCTGACCGAGGCCGAGCGTGCCCACATTTTGACCGTGGCTAATTCCGCTGAATTTGCAGATTTGCCACCCAGTCAGATTGTCCCGCGCTTGGCGGATCAGGGGATTTATCTGGGCTCCGAATCGACGATCTATCGCCTACTGAAAGCCGCCCAGCAACTGAAACACCGCCGCAGTGAACGTCCCAGTCAGCCTCGCTTCAAACCCAAAGCATTGAGTGCGACCGAGCCCAATCAACTCTACAGCTGGGATATTACCTATCTTGCGGCCGCAGTCAAAGGCCAGTTCTACTACCTCTACTTGTTCCTCGATATTTTTAGTCGCCAGATCGTCGGCTGGCAGGTATTTGAGGAAGAAAGCAGCCAATACGCCAGCGAGTTGTTACGGGATATTGTTTTACGCGAAGGGCTACAACCTGGGCAAGTTATCCTGCATTCCGATAACGGCAGCCCCATGAAAGGCGCCACGATGCTGGCCACCCTGCAACAGCTTGGCGTCATGCCCTCGCTCAGCCGACCGGCGGTGAGTAATGACAATCCGTATTCGGAATCGCTGTTCAAAACCCTGAAATATCGTCCGCAATACCCGTTGCAACCGTTTGCCGACCTGTCCGTCGCTCGTGAATGGGTAGCCGACCTGGTGCAATGGTACAACCACGAACATCGGCATAGCGCCATTGGTTTTGTAACCCCAGCCCAACGTCATGCCGGATTGGACGAGGCGCTATTGAATCAACGCAAAGCGCTCTATGAAGACGCCCGCCGCCAAAACCCACGGCGCTGGAGTCAAAACACCCGGAACTGGAACAGAATCCATACCGTGCATCTAAATCCAGATCATACCGAAACCCAAAAACACTCACCCCAGGAGGTCGCTAATCCAGACAAAATAATCGCATAG
- a CDS encoding IS110 family transposase produces the protein MGNKNDFNDAEAIFTAARQLNKRTVAIKNMEQQDLAMVHGIRQGKVEERTALINRIRGHLAERGMVLPKSANQVRKQLPSILEDAENQLSTLSRALFAEQYRTLVAMDEAIKTLDRQIEALCRQNVLSKRLIAIPGVGPLAATLAASDVGDGKGYTSSRDYAASLGVVPRQHSSGDRQVLLGISKRGNRRLRTLLIHGARAVLKYCGDKSDPLSCWLQALIERRGFNKAAVALANKNARIIWALATCESEYAPKAA, from the coding sequence GTGGGCAACAAAAACGATTTCAACGATGCCGAGGCGATCTTTACGGCGGCACGGCAACTGAACAAACGCACGGTGGCCATTAAGAACATGGAACAACAAGACTTGGCCATGGTGCATGGCATACGACAGGGTAAAGTGGAGGAGCGCACCGCCTTGATCAACCGGATTCGCGGCCATCTGGCCGAGCGCGGGATGGTGTTGCCGAAAAGCGCCAATCAGGTCAGGAAGCAGTTGCCGTCAATTTTGGAGGATGCCGAGAATCAACTGTCGACGCTCAGCCGAGCGCTGTTTGCCGAACAGTATCGAACGTTGGTGGCGATGGATGAGGCCATCAAAACCCTGGACCGGCAAATCGAAGCGCTGTGCCGACAAAATGTCTTGAGCAAACGCCTGATTGCCATTCCGGGCGTGGGGCCGCTTGCCGCCACCTTGGCCGCATCCGATGTGGGCGATGGCAAAGGCTATACGTCCAGTCGTGATTACGCCGCCAGCCTGGGCGTGGTACCCCGGCAACACAGCAGCGGCGACCGGCAGGTGTTGCTCGGCATCAGTAAACGCGGCAACCGGCGCCTGCGCACCTTGCTGATTCATGGCGCCCGGGCGGTATTGAAATACTGCGGCGACAAGAGCGACCCGTTAAGTTGCTGGCTACAAGCCTTGATCGAACGGCGAGGTTTCAACAAGGCCGCTGTGGCGTTAGCCAACAAGAATGCCCGGATTATCTGGGCGCTGGCTACCTGTGAGAGCGAGTACGCGCCCAAAGCGGCCTGA